The proteins below come from a single Anguilla rostrata isolate EN2019 chromosome 3, ASM1855537v3, whole genome shotgun sequence genomic window:
- the sipa1 gene encoding signal-induced proliferation-associated protein 1 isoform X6 — MQSDDLFIRKFRRQSPRPPLTAVAFEPKRDGGGLRTRVVAEWPPRKDEEGGEREGLTPSRAGLSLRSAGRGHIMQRSNSDVTLGDLDASGKAAGKAGGAGGDKAGAGGAGTAGDTGLVLHREYGSLSSLERQTRVRAPSSDDQGALSPSALRFKDPFLLLGLQTAAPEPDGFFRALSAPTGDSPKPAKPAKPEPQGKKSKPNPPQAPPPVPAEQPVGGSWVRNFAHYDVQSILFDLTEAASNRDSIGRKKNITSGASAASQLRPPTQSASPSPAHGGGVGGGGAEDPEALRESLALLDEGDGNDNDLLLSCPHFRNEVGGEERAGLGRPRGPGGLHLSLQSPNDAVSVLEEPRESHVQQQGKSNYFIEHADLGAHYYRKYFYMKDHQNFFGVDDRLGPVAISFRREEKEGSSGAQYNYRIIFRTTELKTLRGSILEESVPSAARHATPRGLSPKRLLEFIIPELNLHCLRLASTSPKVRDTLLKLDEQGLNFQRKVGVMYCRASQSSEEDMYNNESAGPAFEEFLDLLGERVRLRGFEKYRAQLDTKTDSTGTHSLYTRYQDYEIMFHVSTMLPYTSNNTQQLLRKRHIGNDIVTIVFQEPGALPFTPKAIRSHFQHVFIVIQAHQPCSENTYYRVAVTRSKDIPLFGPLFPKGARFPRSPAFRDFLLAKAVNAENAAEKSEKFRSMATRTRQEYLKDLAENYVTTTPIDSSTKFPLLSLGSKRKDKLKGAKGAELHSAGALVWAVTAAGGRDGSERLPCLLGVSAESVVLIERCTRRVVFNCCCRDVIGWKAVLEGGAKGGPSLDIFYERGEAVSVSVPETQAEDVREVVQRLELVTRGCETREVTPLRDGVGQPGFLLSEEGFVTELQRFGYAESGGLQLGARVVLLCGQLLVSLRPEERTGLLRTAPRIHLTVIPPDENGKPRRSFSELYLKAIQDTDRKSGEGQSGEAWVLDEREEEEEEEKEEEEDVEEEERQEGEGEDGEPSGEGEGGAGETKSSEVTSGEGDQGTHLSLPSLPLLRATSLQENHPSQPPEITPTTLTRSYSLERHPPRQDSSDEHAYDNVRESADGNVYENTGALRDATPDLILAVKPKVPLDEDELQKQFAGMELMKDQPAAPPSCSDGGDRSSRALSLHNSITKILSETTDSSEEEWQSIADLATACRSILEALSQEDQKAGDESQASADGMDVSGQTDAKLSDSPGHLEEKVSQLETMLKRLQDDLQKEHPKGEA, encoded by the exons ATGCAGTCGGACGACCTGTTCATCCGCAAATTCCGCCGGCAGAGCCCGCGGCCCCCCCTGACGGCCGTGGCCTTCGAGCCCAAGCGGGACGGCGGCGGGCTGCGGACGCGGGTGGTGGCGGAGTGGCCCCCCCGGAAGGACGAGGAgggcggggagagggaggggctgacgCCCAGCCGGGCGGGGCTGAGCCTGCGCTCGGCGGGCCGGGGCCACATCATGCAGAGGAGCAACAGCGACGTGACGCTGGGCGACCTGGACGCCTCGGGGAAGGCGGCGGGGAAggccggcggggcggggggtgacaaggcgggggcggggggcgcggggACCGCGGGGGACACGGGGCTGGTGCTGCACAGGGAGTACGGCAGCCTGTCGTCCCTGGAGAGGCAGACGCGGGTTCGAGCCCCGAGCAGCGATGACCAGGGCGCCCTCAGCCCCTCCGCGCTCCGCTTCAAAGACCCCTTCCTCCTGCTGGGCCTGCAGACGGCCGCGCCGGAGCCCGACGGCTTCTTCCGCGCCCTGTCCGCGCCCACGGGCGACTCCCCGAAGCCCGCCAAGCCCGCCAAGCCGGAGCCGCAGGGCAAGAAGTCCAAGCCCAACCCGCCCCAGgcccccccgcccgtccccgCCGAGCAGCCGGTGGGCGGGTCGTGGGTGCGCAACTTCGCCCACTACGACGTGCAGAGCATCCTCTTCGACCTGACGGAGGCCGCCTCCAACCGCGACAGCATCGGCCGGAAGAAGAACATCACCTCGGGGGCGTCGGCGGCCTCCCAGCTGCGGCCCCCCACCCAGTCGGCGTCCCCGTCGCCCGCGCACGGCGGGGgggtcggcggcggcggcgccgagGACCCCGAGGCCCTGCGTGAGTCGCTGGCCCTGCTGGACGAGGGCGACGGCAACGACAACGACCTGCTGCTCAGCTGCCCGCACTTCCGCAACGAGGTGGGGGGCGAGGAGCGGGCGGGGCTGGGCCGGCCCCGGGGCCCCGGCGGCCTGCACCTGAGCCTGCAGAGCCCCAACGACGCCGTGTCCGTGCTGGAGGAGCCCCGGGAGAGCCACGTCCAGCAGCAGGGCAAGAGCAACTACTTCATCGAGCACGCAGACCTGGGCGCCCACTACTACCGCAAGTACTTCTACATGAAAG ACCACCAGAACTTCTTCGGCGTGGATGACCGTCTGGGGCCGGTGGCCATCAGCTTCCGccgggaggagaaggaggggtcCAGCGGCGCCCAGTACAACTACAGGATCATCTTCCGCACGACAGAG CTGAAAACCCTGAGGGGCTCCATCCTGGAGGAGTCCGTCCCCTCTGCGGCCCGCCACGCCACCCCCCGCGGCCTCTCCCCCAAACGCCTGCTGGAGTTCATCATCCCGGAGCTGAACCTGCACTGCCTCCGCCTGGCCTCCACCTCCCCGAAGGTCCGAGACACCCTGCTGAAGCTGGACGAGCAGGGG ctgaatTTCCAGCGGAAGGTGGGAGTGATGTACTGCCGGGCCAGTCAGAGCTCAGAGGAGGACATGTACAACAACGAGAGCGCGGGGCCGGCCTTCGAGGAGTTCCTGGACCTGCTGGGGGAGCGGGTGCGCCTGCGGGGCTTCGAGAAGTACAGAGCGCAGCTGGACACCAAGA CGGACTCCACCGGCACCCACTCCCTGTACACGCGTTACCAGGACTACGAGATCATGTTCCACGTGTCCACCATGTTGCCGTATACTTCCAACAACACACAGCAG ttGCTAAGGAAGAGGCACATCGGCAACGACATCGTGACCATCGTCTTCCAGGAGCCGGGAGCCTTGCCCTTCACCCCCAAAGCCATCCGTTCCCACTTCCAGCACGTCTTCATCGTCATCCAGGCCCACCAGCCCTGCTCCGAGAACACCTACTACAG GGTGGCCGTGACGCGATCCAAGGACATCCCGCTGTTCGGGCCGCTGTTCCCCAAGGGGGCGCGCTTCCCCCGGTCCCCGGCCTTCCGGGACTTCCTGCTGGCCAAGGCGGTGAACGCCGAGAACGCGGCGGAGAAGTCGGAGAAGTTCCGCTCCATGGCCACGCGCACGCGGCAGGAGTACCTGAAGGACCTGGCGGAGAACTACGTCACCACCACGCCCATCGACTCCTCCACCAAGTTCCCGCTGCTCTCCCTGGGCAGCAAGCGCAAGGACAAGCTGAAGGGGgcgaagggggcggagctccacAGCGCGGGGGCCCTGGTGTGGGCGGTgacggcggcgggggggcgggacggcAGCGAGCGGCTGCCCTGCCTGCTGGGCGTGTCCGCCGAGTCGGTGGTGCTGATCGAGCGGTGCACGCGCCGGGTGGTGTTCAACTGCTGCTGCCGGGACGTGATCGGCTGGAAGGCGGTTCtggagggcggggccaaggGCGGGCCTTCCCTGGACATCTTTTACGAGCGGGGGGAGGCGGTGTCCGTCAGCGTGCCGGAGACCCAGGCGGAGGACGTCCGGGAGGTGGTGCAAAGATTAGAG ctgGTGACGCGGGGGTGTGAGACGCGGGAGGTGACCCCGCTGCGGGACGGGGTGGGCCAGCCGGGCTTCCTGCTGAGCGAGGAGGGCTTCGTGACGGAGCTCCAGCGTTTCGGCTACGCGGAGAGCGGGGGCCTGCAGCTGGGGGCCCGGGTGGTGCTCCTCTGCGGCCAGCTCCTGGTGTCCCTCAGGCCCGAGGAGAGGACCGGCCTGCTGCGCACCGCGCCCAGGATCCACCTGACCGTCATCCCGCCGGACGAGAACGGGAAACCGCGCCG gAGCTTTTCAGAGCTGTACCTGAAAGCCATTCAGGACACAGACCGCAAGTCAGGAGAAGGGCAGTCGGGGGAGGCCTGGGTGCTGGACGaacgagaggaagaggaggaagaggagaaggaggaggaggaggatgtagaggaagaggagaggcaggagggtGAGGGCGAAGACGGGGAGCCCTCAGGAGAGGGCGAGGGCGGCGCGGGGGAGACCAAATCCTCGGAGGTCACCTCAGGAGAGGGGGACCAGGGCACCCACCTTTCCCTGCCGAGCCTGCCCCTACTGAGGGCTACCTCCCTGCAGGAGAACCACCCGTCCCAGCCCCCCGAAATCACACCCACCACACTGACGCGCAGCTACTCCCTGGAGAGGCACCCACCCCGTCAAGATTCAAGCGATGA GCACGCGTACGACAACGTGAGGGAGTCGGCCGACGGGAACGTCTACGAGAACACGGGGGCGCTGCGAGACGCCACGCCCGACCTCATCCTGGCCGTCAAACCCAAAGTCCCCCTGGACGAGGACGAGCTGCAGAAGCAG TTTGCGGGGATGGAGCTAATGAAAGACCAACccgctgcccctccctcctgttcGGACGGTGGGGACCGCAGCTCCCGGGCCTTGAGTCTGCACAACTCCATCACCAAAA TCTTGTCAGAAACCACCGATTCCTCGGAGGAAGAGTGGCAGTCCATTGCCGATCTGGCAACCGCCTGTCGCAGTATattggaagctctgtctcaAGAAG ATCAGAAAGCAGGAGATGAAAGCCAAGCTTCTGCAGACGGCATGGACGTGTCAGGACAGACAGACGCCAAGCTGAG TGACTCTCCGGGCCACTTGGAGGAGAAGGTATCGCAGCTGGAAACCATGCTGAAAAGGCTGCAGGACGACCTGCAAAAG GAGCACCCAAAAGGGGAGGCCTGA
- the sipa1 gene encoding signal-induced proliferation-associated 1-like protein 2 isoform X2 gives MQSDDLFIRKFRRQSPRPPLTAVAFEPKRDGGGLRTRVVAEWPPRKDEEGGEREGLTPSRAGLSLRSAGRGHIMQRSNSDVTLGDLDASGKAAGKAGGAGGDKAGAGGAGTAGDTGLVLHREYGSLSSLERQTRVRAPSSDDQGALSPSALRFKDPFLLLGLQTAAPEPDGFFRALSAPTGDSPKPAKPAKPEPQGKKSKPNPPQAPPPVPAEQPVGGSWVRNFAHYDVQSILFDLTEAASNRDSIGRKKNITSGASAASQLRPPTQSASPSPAHGGGVGGGGAEDPEALRESLALLDEGDGNDNDLLLSCPHFRNEVGGEERAGLGRPRGPGGLHLSLQSPNDAVSVLEEPRESHVQQQGKSNYFIEHADLGAHYYRKYFYMKDHQNFFGVDDRLGPVAISFRREEKEGSSGAQYNYRIIFRTTELKTLRGSILEESVPSAARHATPRGLSPKRLLEFIIPELNLHCLRLASTSPKVRDTLLKLDEQGLNFQRKVGVMYCRASQSSEEDMYNNESAGPAFEEFLDLLGERVRLRGFEKYRAQLDTKTDSTGTHSLYTRYQDYEIMFHVSTMLPYTSNNTQQLLRKRHIGNDIVTIVFQEPGALPFTPKAIRSHFQHVFIVIQAHQPCSENTYYRVAVTRSKDIPLFGPLFPKGARFPRSPAFRDFLLAKAVNAENAAEKSEKFRSMATRTRQEYLKDLAENYVTTTPIDSSTKFPLLSLGSKRKDKLKGAKGAELHSAGALVWAVTAAGGRDGSERLPCLLGVSAESVVLIERCTRRVVFNCCCRDVIGWKAVLEGGAKGGPSLDIFYERGEAVSVSVPETQAEDVREVVQRLELVTRGCETREVTPLRDGVGQPGFLLSEEGFVTELQRFGYAESGGLQLGARVVLLCGQLLVSLRPEERTGLLRTAPRIHLTVIPPDENGKPRRSFSELYLKAIQDTDRKSGEGQSGEAWVLDEREEEEEEEKEEEEDVEEEERQEGEGEDGEPSGEGEGGAGETKSSEVTSGEGDQGTHLSLPSLPLLRATSLQENHPSQPPEITPTTLTRSYSLERHPPRQDSSDEHAYDNVRESADGNVYENTGALRDATPDLILAVKPKVPLDEDELQKQFAGMELMKDQPAAPPSCSDGGDRSSRALSLHNSITKILSETTDSSEEEWQSIADLATACRSILEALSQEDQKAGDESQASADGMDVSGQTDAKLSDSPGHLEEKVSQLETMLKRLQDDLQKEKEDKAVLQAEVQSLRQNNQRLQEESQSTVARLIKPRPPLAHCGSWDGYATAPPL, from the exons ATGCAGTCGGACGACCTGTTCATCCGCAAATTCCGCCGGCAGAGCCCGCGGCCCCCCCTGACGGCCGTGGCCTTCGAGCCCAAGCGGGACGGCGGCGGGCTGCGGACGCGGGTGGTGGCGGAGTGGCCCCCCCGGAAGGACGAGGAgggcggggagagggaggggctgacgCCCAGCCGGGCGGGGCTGAGCCTGCGCTCGGCGGGCCGGGGCCACATCATGCAGAGGAGCAACAGCGACGTGACGCTGGGCGACCTGGACGCCTCGGGGAAGGCGGCGGGGAAggccggcggggcggggggtgacaaggcgggggcggggggcgcggggACCGCGGGGGACACGGGGCTGGTGCTGCACAGGGAGTACGGCAGCCTGTCGTCCCTGGAGAGGCAGACGCGGGTTCGAGCCCCGAGCAGCGATGACCAGGGCGCCCTCAGCCCCTCCGCGCTCCGCTTCAAAGACCCCTTCCTCCTGCTGGGCCTGCAGACGGCCGCGCCGGAGCCCGACGGCTTCTTCCGCGCCCTGTCCGCGCCCACGGGCGACTCCCCGAAGCCCGCCAAGCCCGCCAAGCCGGAGCCGCAGGGCAAGAAGTCCAAGCCCAACCCGCCCCAGgcccccccgcccgtccccgCCGAGCAGCCGGTGGGCGGGTCGTGGGTGCGCAACTTCGCCCACTACGACGTGCAGAGCATCCTCTTCGACCTGACGGAGGCCGCCTCCAACCGCGACAGCATCGGCCGGAAGAAGAACATCACCTCGGGGGCGTCGGCGGCCTCCCAGCTGCGGCCCCCCACCCAGTCGGCGTCCCCGTCGCCCGCGCACGGCGGGGgggtcggcggcggcggcgccgagGACCCCGAGGCCCTGCGTGAGTCGCTGGCCCTGCTGGACGAGGGCGACGGCAACGACAACGACCTGCTGCTCAGCTGCCCGCACTTCCGCAACGAGGTGGGGGGCGAGGAGCGGGCGGGGCTGGGCCGGCCCCGGGGCCCCGGCGGCCTGCACCTGAGCCTGCAGAGCCCCAACGACGCCGTGTCCGTGCTGGAGGAGCCCCGGGAGAGCCACGTCCAGCAGCAGGGCAAGAGCAACTACTTCATCGAGCACGCAGACCTGGGCGCCCACTACTACCGCAAGTACTTCTACATGAAAG ACCACCAGAACTTCTTCGGCGTGGATGACCGTCTGGGGCCGGTGGCCATCAGCTTCCGccgggaggagaaggaggggtcCAGCGGCGCCCAGTACAACTACAGGATCATCTTCCGCACGACAGAG CTGAAAACCCTGAGGGGCTCCATCCTGGAGGAGTCCGTCCCCTCTGCGGCCCGCCACGCCACCCCCCGCGGCCTCTCCCCCAAACGCCTGCTGGAGTTCATCATCCCGGAGCTGAACCTGCACTGCCTCCGCCTGGCCTCCACCTCCCCGAAGGTCCGAGACACCCTGCTGAAGCTGGACGAGCAGGGG ctgaatTTCCAGCGGAAGGTGGGAGTGATGTACTGCCGGGCCAGTCAGAGCTCAGAGGAGGACATGTACAACAACGAGAGCGCGGGGCCGGCCTTCGAGGAGTTCCTGGACCTGCTGGGGGAGCGGGTGCGCCTGCGGGGCTTCGAGAAGTACAGAGCGCAGCTGGACACCAAGA CGGACTCCACCGGCACCCACTCCCTGTACACGCGTTACCAGGACTACGAGATCATGTTCCACGTGTCCACCATGTTGCCGTATACTTCCAACAACACACAGCAG ttGCTAAGGAAGAGGCACATCGGCAACGACATCGTGACCATCGTCTTCCAGGAGCCGGGAGCCTTGCCCTTCACCCCCAAAGCCATCCGTTCCCACTTCCAGCACGTCTTCATCGTCATCCAGGCCCACCAGCCCTGCTCCGAGAACACCTACTACAG GGTGGCCGTGACGCGATCCAAGGACATCCCGCTGTTCGGGCCGCTGTTCCCCAAGGGGGCGCGCTTCCCCCGGTCCCCGGCCTTCCGGGACTTCCTGCTGGCCAAGGCGGTGAACGCCGAGAACGCGGCGGAGAAGTCGGAGAAGTTCCGCTCCATGGCCACGCGCACGCGGCAGGAGTACCTGAAGGACCTGGCGGAGAACTACGTCACCACCACGCCCATCGACTCCTCCACCAAGTTCCCGCTGCTCTCCCTGGGCAGCAAGCGCAAGGACAAGCTGAAGGGGgcgaagggggcggagctccacAGCGCGGGGGCCCTGGTGTGGGCGGTgacggcggcgggggggcgggacggcAGCGAGCGGCTGCCCTGCCTGCTGGGCGTGTCCGCCGAGTCGGTGGTGCTGATCGAGCGGTGCACGCGCCGGGTGGTGTTCAACTGCTGCTGCCGGGACGTGATCGGCTGGAAGGCGGTTCtggagggcggggccaaggGCGGGCCTTCCCTGGACATCTTTTACGAGCGGGGGGAGGCGGTGTCCGTCAGCGTGCCGGAGACCCAGGCGGAGGACGTCCGGGAGGTGGTGCAAAGATTAGAG ctgGTGACGCGGGGGTGTGAGACGCGGGAGGTGACCCCGCTGCGGGACGGGGTGGGCCAGCCGGGCTTCCTGCTGAGCGAGGAGGGCTTCGTGACGGAGCTCCAGCGTTTCGGCTACGCGGAGAGCGGGGGCCTGCAGCTGGGGGCCCGGGTGGTGCTCCTCTGCGGCCAGCTCCTGGTGTCCCTCAGGCCCGAGGAGAGGACCGGCCTGCTGCGCACCGCGCCCAGGATCCACCTGACCGTCATCCCGCCGGACGAGAACGGGAAACCGCGCCG gAGCTTTTCAGAGCTGTACCTGAAAGCCATTCAGGACACAGACCGCAAGTCAGGAGAAGGGCAGTCGGGGGAGGCCTGGGTGCTGGACGaacgagaggaagaggaggaagaggagaaggaggaggaggaggatgtagaggaagaggagaggcaggagggtGAGGGCGAAGACGGGGAGCCCTCAGGAGAGGGCGAGGGCGGCGCGGGGGAGACCAAATCCTCGGAGGTCACCTCAGGAGAGGGGGACCAGGGCACCCACCTTTCCCTGCCGAGCCTGCCCCTACTGAGGGCTACCTCCCTGCAGGAGAACCACCCGTCCCAGCCCCCCGAAATCACACCCACCACACTGACGCGCAGCTACTCCCTGGAGAGGCACCCACCCCGTCAAGATTCAAGCGATGA GCACGCGTACGACAACGTGAGGGAGTCGGCCGACGGGAACGTCTACGAGAACACGGGGGCGCTGCGAGACGCCACGCCCGACCTCATCCTGGCCGTCAAACCCAAAGTCCCCCTGGACGAGGACGAGCTGCAGAAGCAG TTTGCGGGGATGGAGCTAATGAAAGACCAACccgctgcccctccctcctgttcGGACGGTGGGGACCGCAGCTCCCGGGCCTTGAGTCTGCACAACTCCATCACCAAAA TCTTGTCAGAAACCACCGATTCCTCGGAGGAAGAGTGGCAGTCCATTGCCGATCTGGCAACCGCCTGTCGCAGTATattggaagctctgtctcaAGAAG ATCAGAAAGCAGGAGATGAAAGCCAAGCTTCTGCAGACGGCATGGACGTGTCAGGACAGACAGACGCCAAGCTGAG TGACTCTCCGGGCCACTTGGAGGAGAAGGTATCGCAGCTGGAAACCATGCTGAAAAGGCTGCAGGACGACCTGCAAAAG GAGAAGGAGGACAAGGCGGTGCTGCAGGCGGAGGTTCAGAGTCTCAGGCAGAACAACCAGCGTCTGCAGGAGGAGTCCCAGAGCACCGTGGCCCGGCTCATCAAG CCCCGGCCCCCGCTCGCGCACTGCGGATCATGGGATGGCTacgccaccgccccccctctATGA